The following are from one region of the Odontesthes bonariensis isolate fOdoBon6 chromosome 16, fOdoBon6.hap1, whole genome shotgun sequence genome:
- the adora2b gene encoding adenosine receptor A2b isoform X1, whose amino-acid sequence MTIISVSSLQVFSPETHFAEMNTLYIVIEVVIAVLSISGNVLVCWAVAINTTLKNATNYFLVSLAVADILVGCLAIPFAITISIGIHLDFYGCLFLACFVLVLTQSSIFSLLAIAIDRYLAVKIPLRYKELMTGKTAREIIAVLWILSFVIGLIPFFGWNLKYSTCQNSSSGENSTTNSGLTEGLRDRRNVAQSCKLQCYFESVVDMHYMVYFNFFVCVLLPLLIMLGIYVKIFTVARKQLRQIELKCVGNGDSQNQGLLQKEIRAAKSLSIIVGLFAVCWLPVHILNCLTLFYAELQRPDVVMYVAIILSHANSAVNPIIYAYRIQDFRNTFRKILAQHFLCRREELYLRSNGSRRHIDQIHTTIDPLL is encoded by the exons ATGACTATCATCTCCGTGAGCAGCCTGCAGGTTTTCAGCCCCGAAACACACTTTGCTGAGATGAATACGTTATACATCGTGATTGAAGTAGTAATTGCTGTTCTCTCCATATCCGGCAACGTTCTGGTGTGCTGGGCTGTCGCGATCAACACCACTTTGAAGAACGCCACCAACTATTTTCTTGTGTCTCTGGCGGTGGCTGATATTCTGGTCGGTTGCCTTGCCATCCCCTTTGCCATAACCATCAGCATCGGCATACATCTGGACTTTTATGGATGCCTCTTCCTCGCCTGTTTTGTCTTGGTACTCACTCAGAGCTCCATCTTTAGTCTTCTTGCCATTGCGATTGATAGATATCTGGCCGTCAAGATTCCACTTAG GTACAAGGAGTTGATGACGGGAAAGACTGCCAGAGAGATCATCGCAGTTTTATGGATCCTCTCTTTCGTTATTGGCCTCATTCCCTTTTTTGGGTGGAACTTGAAGTACTCAACATGTCAGAACAGCAGCTCCGGGGAGAACAGCACAACGAACAGTGGCCTAACGGAGGGGCTGAGGGACAGAAGAaacgtagctcagagctgcaAGCTCCAATGCTACTTTGAGAGCGTGGTAGACATGCATTACATGGTCTACTTCAATTTCTTTGTCTGCGTGCTGCTGCCACTACTAATCATGCTGGGCATCTACGTGAAGATCTTCACTGTGGCCAGGAAGCAGCTGAGACAGATTGAGCTCAAGTGTGTGGGCAACGGGGACAGCCAAAACCAGGGGCTGCTGCAGAAGGAGATCCGGGCTGCCAAGTCCCTCTCCATCATCGTGGGATTGTTCGCCGTCTGCTGGCTGCCCGTCCACATCCTCAACTGCCTCACGCTGTTTTACGCGGAGCTGCAGAGGCCCGATGTTGTCATGTACGTGGCCATCATTCTGTCCCACGCCAACTCTGCGGTCAACCCCATCATCTACGCTTACCGCATCCAAGACTTCAGGAACACCTTCCGTAAGATCCTGGCCCAGCACTTCCTGTGCCGCAGGGAGGAGCTTTACCTCCGCTCCAACGGCAGCAGGCGCCACATAGACCAGATCCACACGACCATCGACCCTCTGCTATAA
- the adora2b gene encoding adenosine receptor A2b isoform X2 produces the protein MTIISVSSLQNATNYFLVSLAVADILVGCLAIPFAITISIGIHLDFYGCLFLACFVLVLTQSSIFSLLAIAIDRYLAVKIPLRYKELMTGKTAREIIAVLWILSFVIGLIPFFGWNLKYSTCQNSSSGENSTTNSGLTEGLRDRRNVAQSCKLQCYFESVVDMHYMVYFNFFVCVLLPLLIMLGIYVKIFTVARKQLRQIELKCVGNGDSQNQGLLQKEIRAAKSLSIIVGLFAVCWLPVHILNCLTLFYAELQRPDVVMYVAIILSHANSAVNPIIYAYRIQDFRNTFRKILAQHFLCRREELYLRSNGSRRHIDQIHTTIDPLL, from the exons ATGACTATCATCTCCGTGAGCAGCCTGCAG AACGCCACCAACTATTTTCTTGTGTCTCTGGCGGTGGCTGATATTCTGGTCGGTTGCCTTGCCATCCCCTTTGCCATAACCATCAGCATCGGCATACATCTGGACTTTTATGGATGCCTCTTCCTCGCCTGTTTTGTCTTGGTACTCACTCAGAGCTCCATCTTTAGTCTTCTTGCCATTGCGATTGATAGATATCTGGCCGTCAAGATTCCACTTAG GTACAAGGAGTTGATGACGGGAAAGACTGCCAGAGAGATCATCGCAGTTTTATGGATCCTCTCTTTCGTTATTGGCCTCATTCCCTTTTTTGGGTGGAACTTGAAGTACTCAACATGTCAGAACAGCAGCTCCGGGGAGAACAGCACAACGAACAGTGGCCTAACGGAGGGGCTGAGGGACAGAAGAaacgtagctcagagctgcaAGCTCCAATGCTACTTTGAGAGCGTGGTAGACATGCATTACATGGTCTACTTCAATTTCTTTGTCTGCGTGCTGCTGCCACTACTAATCATGCTGGGCATCTACGTGAAGATCTTCACTGTGGCCAGGAAGCAGCTGAGACAGATTGAGCTCAAGTGTGTGGGCAACGGGGACAGCCAAAACCAGGGGCTGCTGCAGAAGGAGATCCGGGCTGCCAAGTCCCTCTCCATCATCGTGGGATTGTTCGCCGTCTGCTGGCTGCCCGTCCACATCCTCAACTGCCTCACGCTGTTTTACGCGGAGCTGCAGAGGCCCGATGTTGTCATGTACGTGGCCATCATTCTGTCCCACGCCAACTCTGCGGTCAACCCCATCATCTACGCTTACCGCATCCAAGACTTCAGGAACACCTTCCGTAAGATCCTGGCCCAGCACTTCCTGTGCCGCAGGGAGGAGCTTTACCTCCGCTCCAACGGCAGCAGGCGCCACATAGACCAGATCCACACGACCATCGACCCTCTGCTATAA